In the genome of Bacteroidota bacterium, one region contains:
- a CDS encoding type II toxin-antitoxin system HicB family antitoxin, producing MQKYSFSVVIEKDSDGYYAMCPDLQGCYTQGDTYEEVLANIRDAIRLHVADRISNGELLPLKEMVSLTTLEVQV from the coding sequence ATGCAAAAATATAGTTTTTCAGTAGTTATCGAAAAAGATAGCGATGGATATTACGCGATGTGTCCTGATTTGCAAGGATGTTATACTCAAGGTGATACATACGAAGAAGTGCTTGCAAATATTAGGGATGCAATACGCCTGCATGTTGCAGATCGCATCTCAAATGGTGAACTTTTACCCTTAAAAGAAATGGTAAGTTTAACTACACTTGAGGTTCAAGTGTGA
- a CDS encoding type II toxin-antitoxin system HicA family toxin, whose amino-acid sequence MSERLPRVTASEVIRVLEKSGFSFVRQSGSHKIYKNIKGNRVTVPFHSGKILHPKVLKSILFDAEMSVNQFVVLI is encoded by the coding sequence GTGAGTGAACGTTTGCCGAGGGTAACTGCATCAGAAGTAATTCGAGTTCTGGAAAAATCAGGTTTCTCGTTTGTTCGACAAAGCGGAAGTCATAAAATTTATAAAAATATAAAAGGTAATCGAGTTACAGTTCCATTTCATTCAGGCAAGATATTACATCCCAAAGTCCTTAAAAGTATTTTATTTGATGCCGAAATGTCTGTTAATCAATTTGTTGTATTAATTTAA
- a CDS encoding AAA family ATPase, with translation MLRCFYLSFLPTHFHDEPNFKIEKLSTTTVFFGDNNVGKSNILHALYTVFKRKRKINRDTVPFKLTEPQNFYEGVVENFNNNFFGNIPTEITFEVEFTLDVAEVCLEKPLLQKLTKKTETKHKLVFAGNIIPVDSTVNLAEIMLRSVELDSQSVYTYDRKANVYSYFPTLDKLRRDQSNLAKSFSHLVEPFNDCVALIESARDMHPTDFSLEPVQEIDQTNFKRFLHSLYLSEDSHRLYEQINSVFNREPFSFGAISFASVNGKLEVMVKENDLRLPIKHVGSGVLQTLYIIAMVIHSKSKIVCIEELEQNLAPPRQYPTLAKLQSMLGDNKVGSLRQLIVSSHSSVYAKPKLGTIYLLEKENAQTKIKEVLEKKFKEGMKKHLIDSALPPDTYSPEEYQKNFEQLKKLEHDRLQS, from the coding sequence AATCCAATATCCTTCACGCTCTCTACACTGTTTTCAAGCGAAAGCGAAAAATAAACAGAGATACTGTGCCGTTCAAACTCACAGAGCCGCAAAACTTTTATGAAGGTGTGGTGGAGAACTTCAACAACAACTTCTTCGGAAATATCCCAACAGAAATAACCTTTGAGGTTGAGTTCACACTCGACGTTGCAGAAGTGTGTCTAGAAAAACCACTACTTCAAAAATTAACTAAGAAAACAGAAACTAAACATAAATTGGTTTTTGCTGGAAATATTATTCCAGTCGATTCGACTGTGAATTTGGCTGAGATAATGTTAAGGAGCGTGGAGCTTGACTCGCAATCAGTTTACACATACGACCGCAAAGCGAACGTATATAGTTATTTCCCAACTCTTGACAAGCTACGCAGGGACCAGTCCAACCTGGCTAAATCTTTTTCCCATCTCGTCGAGCCATTTAACGACTGTGTCGCGCTCATTGAGAGTGCGAGGGATATGCATCCCACCGATTTCTCTCTTGAGCCAGTTCAGGAGATAGACCAAACGAACTTCAAGCGATTTCTTCATTCTCTGTACCTTAGCGAGGACAGCCATCGATTGTATGAGCAGATCAACAGCGTGTTTAACAGAGAACCTTTTAGCTTCGGCGCTATCTCATTTGCGAGCGTAAACGGCAAGCTCGAAGTAATGGTGAAGGAGAACGACCTCCGGTTGCCGATCAAGCATGTTGGATCAGGTGTTCTTCAAACACTTTACATAATTGCTATGGTGATTCACAGTAAGAGTAAGATTGTTTGTATTGAAGAATTGGAACAAAATCTTGCACCCCCAAGACAATACCCAACGCTAGCGAAACTACAATCAATGCTTGGTGACAATAAAGTAGGATCTTTGCGCCAACTTATTGTTTCTTCTCACTCGAGTGTCTATGCTAAACCCAAACTTGGGACCATTTATCTGCTTGAAAAAGAGAATGCCCAAACAAAAATAAAAGAGGTATTGGAGAAAAAGTTCAAGGAGGGAATGAAGAAGCATTTGATTGACAGTGCCTTGCCACCAGATACCTACTCCCCCGAAGAATATCAAAAAAATTTTGAACAGCTCAAAAAGCTAGAACACGACAGGTTACAGTCTTAA
- a CDS encoding DUF4159 domain-containing protein, giving the protein MLKYSITLLILLSIVISLPIDLISQAKVSSAFKIARLKFSGGGDWYNDPGGDVNLLKFVKLNTLIDTEPVYEFVEISSDKFFTYPFIFMTGHGNVVFSDYEAKRLRTYLENGGFIYVDDDYGLDKAFRREIKKVFPEKDLIELPYSFGLYNCHYNFPNGPPKTHEHDGKQPQGFGIFHNNRLVLYYTYESNPSDGWNDPDVHNTPPDKREEALRFGTNIIVWALSH; this is encoded by the coding sequence GTGCTTAAATACAGTATCACATTATTAATATTATTAAGCATCGTAATTTCTTTACCAATCGATTTAATCTCTCAAGCCAAAGTTTCCAGCGCCTTCAAAATTGCACGACTTAAATTCAGCGGTGGTGGCGACTGGTACAACGATCCGGGCGGAGATGTAAACTTACTGAAATTCGTTAAGCTGAATACTTTGATTGATACCGAACCGGTTTATGAGTTCGTAGAAATTTCCAGCGATAAGTTTTTCACATATCCTTTCATATTTATGACCGGGCACGGCAACGTAGTATTCTCTGATTACGAAGCAAAACGGCTTCGCACTTATCTCGAAAACGGCGGCTTCATATATGTGGATGATGACTATGGATTAGATAAAGCATTCCGGCGCGAAATAAAAAAAGTTTTTCCTGAAAAAGATTTGATTGAGCTCCCCTACTCGTTCGGCTTGTATAATTGCCACTACAATTTCCCGAACGGTCCACCCAAAACTCACGAGCACGACGGTAAACAGCCACAGGGTTTCGGAATTTTCCATAACAATCGGTTGGTGTTATATTATACTTATGAATCAAACCCAAGCGACGGTTGGAACGATCCCGATGTTCACAACACTCCACCCGATAAACGCGAAGAAGCTCTGCGTTTTGGAACAAACATAATTGTGTGGGCGTTAAGTCATTAG